The following are from one region of the Girardinichthys multiradiatus isolate DD_20200921_A chromosome 9, DD_fGirMul_XY1, whole genome shotgun sequence genome:
- the her6 gene encoding hairy-related 6: MPADMMEKSSSSPVAATPASMNSTPDKPKTASEHRKSSKPIMEKRRRARINESLGQLKTLILDALKKDSSRHSKLEKADILEMTVKHLRNLQRAQMTAALNTDPTVLGKYRAGFSECMNEVTRFLSTCEGVNAEVRTRLLGHLASCMTQINAMNYPSQHQHQHQLPSAAGSTHPSFAQSMVQIPSSSPQVLPMNPASCKGGSPPASLPSDATKVYGGFQIVPATDGQFAFLIPNAAFAPNGPVIPVYANNTPVQVPAAVSPGAPSANTDSVWRPW, encoded by the exons atgccTGCTGATATGATGGAAAAATCCTCATCCTCTCCGGTCGCTGCGACACCGGCGAGCATGAACTCAACTCCGGACAAACCCAAGACAGCGTCCGAACACAGAAAG TCATCAAAGCCGATCATGGAAAAGAGGAGACGAGCCAGAATAAACGAGAGCTTGGGTCAGCTGAAGACTCTCATCCTGGATGCGCTCAAAAAAGAT AGCTCCAGACACTCCAAACTGGAGAAGGCAGACATCCTGGAGATGACTGTGAAGCACCTGAGGAACCTGCAGAGAGCTCAGATGACCG CTGCTCTGAACACCGACCCCACCGTCTTGGGAAAATATCGCGCAGGATTCAGTGAATGCATGAATGAAGTCACCCGATTCCTGTCCACCTGCGAGGGCGTCAACGCAGAAGTCAGGACTCGGCTCCTGGGCCACCTGGCCAGCTGCATGACGCAGATCAACGCCATGAACTACCCCAGCCAGCATCAGCACCAGCACCAACTCCCCTCAGCTGCCGGGTCGACGCACCCCTCCTTCGCACAGTCCATGGTGCAGATCCCCAGCTCCTCCCCGCAGGTGCTCCCCATGAACCCTGCGTCCTGCAAAGGGGGCTCCCCGCCGGCCAGCTTACCGTCAGACGCCACCAAGGTGTACGGCGGCTTCCAGATCGTGCCTGCGACAGACGGACAGTTCGCTTTCCTCATCCCCAACGCCGCCTTTGCGCCGAACGGCCCGGTCATTCCCGTTTACGCCAACAACACGCCGGTGCAGGTTCCTGCCGCGGTGTCCCCCGGAGCCCCGTCAGCCAACACAGACTCAGTGTGGCGAccctggtga